One Sodalinema gerasimenkoae IPPAS B-353 DNA segment encodes these proteins:
- the ggpS gene encoding glucosylglycerol-phosphate synthase — translation MKSSLVILYHREPYDEVVDENGVIRYVDKKSPNGIVPTLKGFFDNVEKGTWIAWKQVTSKQRNKFQERVEIEGSNYDVARIPLSADEVKHFYHITSKEAFWPILHSFPYHFTYESSDWENFKAINKKFAEAACAEAAEDALIWVHDYNLWLAPKYIRELKPDARIAFFHHTPFPSVDIFNILPWREAIIDSLLSCDVVGFHIPRYSENFVNVARSLFEVDVVKREAIPEHITPTGTALAEPEMVTQLSYKGQLVKVDAFPVGTNPEHILNTLAKPETQQRIEEIKEELQGRTLAIAAGRVDYVKGNRELLECYGRLLERRPDLHGKINLVMTCVQAAAGMRVYRTAQQQIEQLAGKINGRYARLGWTPILLFTQPIPFTDLIAYYKAADICWTTPLRDGLNLVAKEYVVAHEGNDGALILSEFVGAAVEMPEAIQTNPYSMDRMDEAIDRALSLSDEEKAERMAQMYQTVTQYDVKHWADRLFDIFQKTEHQTVAQKKPVTA, via the coding sequence TCCCACCCTTAAAGGATTCTTCGACAATGTAGAAAAGGGAACCTGGATTGCTTGGAAGCAAGTCACCTCCAAACAGCGGAACAAATTCCAGGAGCGAGTAGAAATCGAGGGGAGCAACTACGATGTAGCTCGGATTCCCCTCTCAGCGGATGAAGTTAAGCACTTCTATCACATCACCAGTAAGGAAGCCTTCTGGCCGATTCTGCACTCGTTCCCCTATCACTTCACCTACGAGTCCTCGGATTGGGAAAACTTCAAGGCGATTAACAAGAAGTTCGCTGAAGCCGCCTGTGCTGAAGCCGCCGAAGATGCCCTCATTTGGGTGCATGACTATAATCTCTGGTTAGCCCCCAAATATATTCGGGAACTCAAACCCGATGCCCGCATTGCCTTTTTCCACCATACTCCCTTCCCCTCGGTAGATATTTTCAACATTCTGCCCTGGCGCGAAGCCATTATCGACAGTCTCCTCTCCTGCGATGTGGTAGGTTTCCATATCCCCCGTTACTCCGAAAACTTCGTCAATGTGGCCCGCAGCCTGTTTGAGGTGGATGTGGTCAAGCGAGAAGCCATCCCCGAGCATATCACCCCCACGGGAACCGCTCTGGCAGAACCCGAGATGGTAACCCAGTTGAGCTATAAAGGGCAACTGGTGAAGGTGGATGCGTTCCCCGTAGGAACGAATCCTGAGCATATCCTCAACACCCTAGCCAAGCCGGAAACTCAACAGCGGATTGAGGAAATCAAAGAAGAACTGCAAGGCCGGACTTTGGCGATCGCCGCTGGCCGGGTGGACTATGTGAAAGGGAACCGGGAACTGCTCGAATGCTATGGTCGCCTGCTGGAGCGCCGCCCGGATTTACATGGCAAAATCAATTTGGTCATGACCTGTGTGCAGGCGGCCGCCGGAATGCGCGTTTATCGCACGGCACAGCAGCAGATTGAGCAACTGGCAGGGAAAATCAATGGACGTTATGCTCGATTAGGATGGACTCCCATTCTGCTGTTCACTCAGCCGATTCCGTTCACGGACTTGATTGCCTACTACAAAGCGGCTGATATCTGTTGGACAACCCCCTTACGAGACGGGTTGAACCTGGTGGCCAAGGAGTATGTAGTTGCCCATGAGGGGAATGATGGCGCCTTGATTCTATCGGAGTTTGTCGGGGCGGCGGTGGAAATGCCTGAAGCCATTCAGACGAACCCCTACTCGATGGACCGCATGGATGAGGCCATTGACCGGGCGTTGAGTCTCTCGGATGAGGAGAAAGCTGAGCGTATGGCTCAGATGTACCAAACGGTCACTCAGTATGATGTGAAACATTGGGCGGATCGTTTGTTTGATATCTTCCAGAAGACCGAACATCAGACGGTGGCCCAGAAGAAACCGGTCACGGCCTAG